From Veillonella dispar, one genomic window encodes:
- a CDS encoding DNA polymerase — MDALYNKEITKTAFNAAFEMLCLKKYFPDADYTNWECTSVLALYCSLPASLDNVSKALRLGEAKDARGKRLIQFFSVPRKPTKTNPKTRNMPEDAPEKWAEYIEYNRQDVVVERAIRKRLLSLKPPAIEHEYWLLDQDINWRGVKVDMELVDAALACNDEIVEEATESSKILTGLENPNSTMQLKEWLTARLGYDLETMRKDDVSNLLAQDIPSDVRKVLQNRQVLGNSSIKKYLAMKNAVCSDGRIHGMLQFYGAMRSGRWAGRVVQLQNLPRNYLEDLDTARDVLKSRDVEMLDLLYGNPGDVIKQLIRTALVAEDGHRFIVADFSAIEARVIAWLAHEKWRQDVFAQGGDIYCASASSMFHVPVEKHGVNGHLRQKGKVAELALGYGGGVGAMKAMDSKGEIPEKELPGIIEAWRQASPRITKFWKDADSAAKQVVRTGEPVRIIQGNIKFFKSKGFLFIELPSGRRLAYARPRLGLNQFGSESIEYDGMDQVKNTWGRVETYGGKLVENIVQAVARDCLAASMLRLSKAGYKIVAHIHDEVVIEAPIGVGSLEEVIDIMCEPEPWNEGLILNAAGFENPYYMKD; from the coding sequence GTGGACGCTTTGTATAACAAGGAAATTACAAAGACCGCATTCAACGCAGCATTCGAAATGCTTTGTCTAAAAAAGTACTTCCCTGATGCGGACTATACGAACTGGGAATGTACCTCTGTACTAGCGTTATACTGCAGTTTACCTGCAAGCCTCGATAATGTGTCTAAGGCTTTACGATTAGGTGAAGCCAAGGATGCAAGAGGTAAACGCTTAATTCAATTTTTCTCTGTACCACGTAAGCCTACTAAGACAAATCCTAAGACACGTAATATGCCTGAGGATGCGCCGGAGAAATGGGCGGAATATATTGAATATAACCGCCAAGACGTAGTAGTAGAGAGGGCAATTCGTAAACGCTTACTTTCGTTAAAGCCACCTGCTATCGAGCACGAGTACTGGCTACTCGACCAAGATATCAACTGGCGAGGCGTGAAAGTAGATATGGAACTCGTCGATGCAGCGCTTGCTTGTAACGACGAAATCGTGGAAGAAGCTACCGAGTCATCCAAGATATTAACAGGATTAGAGAATCCTAACAGTACTATGCAACTTAAAGAGTGGTTAACTGCAAGACTAGGATATGATCTAGAGACAATGCGAAAAGACGATGTATCAAACCTCTTGGCACAGGATATCCCCTCCGATGTTCGCAAGGTACTACAAAATAGACAGGTGCTCGGTAATTCCTCCATCAAAAAATACTTAGCCATGAAAAACGCTGTGTGTTCTGATGGTCGTATCCACGGCATGCTTCAGTTTTATGGAGCTATGCGTAGTGGACGATGGGCGGGCCGTGTAGTACAACTACAGAACCTCCCTCGTAACTATCTAGAAGATTTAGACACAGCTCGGGACGTTCTTAAAAGTAGAGATGTAGAAATGCTAGACCTACTCTATGGAAACCCGGGTGATGTGATTAAGCAACTTATCCGTACTGCTCTTGTAGCAGAGGATGGGCACCGATTTATTGTAGCCGACTTTAGCGCTATTGAAGCCCGTGTTATCGCCTGGCTAGCTCACGAGAAGTGGCGCCAGGATGTATTTGCGCAAGGTGGCGACATCTACTGTGCATCCGCATCCAGTATGTTCCACGTGCCGGTTGAGAAGCACGGTGTTAACGGGCACCTTCGCCAAAAAGGTAAGGTAGCAGAATTAGCGCTTGGCTATGGTGGCGGTGTAGGGGCCATGAAAGCGATGGATTCAAAAGGTGAAATTCCTGAGAAGGAGTTACCTGGTATCATCGAAGCTTGGCGACAAGCAAGTCCACGAATTACGAAATTTTGGAAAGACGCAGACAGCGCAGCAAAGCAAGTAGTGAGAACAGGAGAACCCGTACGAATTATACAAGGCAATATTAAATTCTTTAAATCGAAAGGCTTCCTGTTCATTGAATTACCGTCCGGTCGCAGACTTGCCTATGCAAGACCAAGACTCGGGCTTAACCAGTTCGGTAGTGAGTCGATTGAGTATGACGGTATGGATCAGGTTAAGAATACATGGGGCAGAGTTGAAACCTACGGCGGAAAGCTCGTCGAAAACATTGTACAGGCAGTTGCAAGAGATTGCTTAGCCGCATCAATGTTACGGCTTTCTAAAGCGGGTTACAAAATTGTAGCCCATATCCACGACGAAGTGGTTATCGAAGCGCCTATAGGCGTAGGCAGTTTAGAAGAAGTAATAGATATAATGTGTGAACCTGAGCCCTGGAATGAGGGCCTCATATTAAACGCAGCAGGGTTTGAGAACCCTTACTACATGAAGGATTAG
- a CDS encoding PcfJ domain-containing protein, with the protein MKVLFNLQVQRLYDLVRRNQVSPFNPASYYHVPCEHSFANLWPMESNGFGIVPCRESDEFYCPKCGERINAKGFTAEVGYSATVPLSLDLSIIDRGDKLDVQFEYDTVYADGDNGMIYKGYKSHVIDVIRFDFKQRKTFIILKKRSRSDVVEEATASPRRLSNSLLSLAWFVATPDCRLHNHQDELKRFAKVLKEVFFEKLSKVVGYKVKRIRQGVQVSNNYGAFDNLLHNLVWKLQAPDAPAINDSLKQDYDDYYNHKFPNETLGMDNVLELTIKGDSFVKALIKAHNLPDARWVRRLLHDRPFFYTKIIKVMATLFKNKDYQKAMVDVVKDNADNTSYIQSWPLWRDDRDLSVIRKFVNILSHQYGERQAFLFIRNAPSYHDIRDTASMYFELSRSRRKEVWASRIQVRNLHDTISRTQKFDKVEDEIVQQRKAHRALADMVNGYRFMAIGSTHGIIDMGIQLNNCVSSYIKKVKAETCAIVGVYKCNEPVACIEVNPKNDADDFVEIHQAKLKNNRGVYEDHDINGAVTQWVASHGLCVPAYVRDIQFAKGGAM; encoded by the coding sequence ATGAAGGTCTTATTCAATCTACAAGTACAAAGGCTGTACGACCTGGTACGGCGCAATCAAGTATCACCTTTTAACCCTGCAAGTTATTACCATGTACCTTGCGAACACTCCTTCGCTAATCTTTGGCCAATGGAATCTAATGGGTTCGGGATAGTGCCTTGCCGGGAATCAGATGAGTTCTATTGCCCAAAATGCGGTGAGCGGATCAACGCTAAAGGGTTTACTGCAGAAGTTGGGTATAGCGCCACAGTTCCTCTCTCCCTGGACCTATCCATTATAGATAGGGGCGATAAACTGGACGTGCAATTTGAGTACGACACGGTATACGCCGACGGCGATAATGGGATGATTTACAAAGGTTATAAATCTCATGTCATTGATGTAATACGGTTTGACTTCAAGCAAAGAAAAACCTTTATCATACTTAAGAAACGCTCACGCAGCGACGTCGTCGAAGAAGCGACGGCTTCCCCTAGGCGTTTAAGCAACAGCCTTTTATCATTAGCTTGGTTTGTAGCCACACCTGACTGCAGACTGCATAACCATCAAGATGAGCTAAAACGTTTCGCTAAGGTATTAAAAGAGGTATTCTTTGAGAAGCTTTCAAAGGTCGTAGGTTATAAAGTCAAACGCATTAGACAAGGCGTACAGGTATCTAACAATTACGGAGCCTTCGATAACCTACTCCATAACTTAGTATGGAAATTACAAGCTCCGGATGCACCGGCTATCAATGATAGTCTTAAACAAGACTATGACGATTACTATAATCATAAATTCCCTAATGAGACACTCGGTATGGATAACGTATTAGAGTTAACGATAAAAGGCGATTCCTTTGTAAAGGCCTTAATCAAGGCTCACAACCTACCTGATGCTAGATGGGTTCGCCGGTTACTACATGACAGGCCTTTCTTCTATACGAAGATCATCAAGGTTATGGCTACGTTATTTAAGAACAAGGACTATCAAAAGGCTATGGTCGATGTCGTTAAAGATAACGCTGATAATACAAGTTATATTCAGTCATGGCCCTTATGGCGAGATGACCGTGACTTATCGGTCATTCGTAAATTTGTTAATATCCTTAGTCATCAATACGGTGAGCGCCAGGCGTTCTTATTCATTAGAAACGCGCCTTCCTATCATGATATTAGAGATACAGCTAGTATGTATTTTGAGTTATCAAGAAGTCGCCGTAAAGAGGTTTGGGCTAGTCGCATCCAAGTGCGTAACCTACATGACACAATCTCTAGAACGCAAAAGTTCGATAAAGTGGAAGACGAAATCGTTCAGCAGCGTAAAGCACATCGTGCATTAGCTGACATGGTTAACGGTTACCGCTTCATGGCAATCGGTTCTACTCACGGCATCATTGATATGGGTATACAGCTTAATAACTGTGTAAGCTCCTATATCAAGAAGGTGAAAGCAGAAACGTGCGCTATCGTAGGTGTCTATAAATGTAACGAGCCTGTAGCGTGTATCGAGGTTAATCCGAAGAATGATGCGGACGACTTCGTAGAGATACACCAGGCTAAACTTAAAAACAATCGTGGCGTATACGAAGACCACGATATCAACGGAGCTGTAACGCAGTGGGTAGCATCTCACGGCTTATGCGTTCCGGCGTATGTACGAGATATCCAGTTTGCGAAGGGAGGAGCGATGTAA
- a CDS encoding virulence-associated E family protein, whose amino-acid sequence MDTTIIIATGRSRSARSWKSQKMTWSALVSKLAEPTVTNETAAEYAKMSKADQGQKKDVGGFVGGYIPKNGRRIRVAVKERYLITLDADNPGEDFIVDLDMELGGMEYVLYSTHSHTADNPRYRVIIPVDRPMTPDEYQAVSRRIADNIGIEFFDPSTHQAERLMYWPSHPKDVEYVYQHSEGSLVSVDTYLSTYRDWRDTSLWPTSEKESQIRLDAAKKQGNPLEKKGLIGAFCRCYSITEAIHKFLPEVYEPTAVEDRYTYVAGSSVGGLVIYDNDTFAYSNHATDPISGKLVNAFDLVRIHLFGDKDPADETSVTKLPSYRDMIDFVNEDGAAPILLDKERMADMEFEDITDDDEDFLSKLKRDKNGTPESDVYNCLVVLKQDPALKGKIRLDEFAHRLVVIDDLPWRGKDETPYWTDTDDACLRNYFATKYLIKGKGIIDDALQEVTQDNKFHPVREYLKGLTWDGECRLDTLFIDYIGAEDTEYIRAVTRKWMCGAVARVMDPGVKFDTAIVLYGSQGLGKSLILERLGRKWFNNSLVDIKTKDALEQIQGSWIVELAELAPTYKNDNEIVKAFISRTSDRFRSPYGRRTEEYPRQCVFAGSTNNLMFLKDRTGNRRFWPITGDKDRKTKHSWDLSKDEIDQLWAEAFVYWSEGEPLVLEGALEEEALRIQLSHTEGGELVGLIEEYLEMLLPEDWETMDIYDRRDYVANYGDDDHCGSVQRERVCALEIWCEVLGGDRKNLQNAKAREIIDILQSTPGWNPYTKGTGKARFGRLYGPQRAFIKEGADLLSMYKQNQGK is encoded by the coding sequence ATGGATACTACTATCATCATAGCTACGGGCAGAAGTCGCTCCGCCCGTAGCTGGAAGTCTCAGAAGATGACTTGGAGTGCTTTGGTCAGTAAATTGGCTGAACCAACTGTAACGAACGAAACGGCTGCTGAATACGCCAAGATGTCTAAAGCTGATCAGGGGCAAAAGAAAGACGTTGGCGGTTTTGTAGGTGGCTATATTCCTAAAAATGGTAGACGGATTAGAGTGGCTGTTAAAGAGAGATACTTAATCACTCTTGATGCGGATAACCCTGGCGAAGATTTCATCGTAGACCTAGATATGGAATTAGGCGGTATGGAATATGTACTGTATAGTACACACAGCCACACAGCTGACAATCCTCGCTACCGCGTGATTATCCCCGTGGATAGACCGATGACACCGGATGAGTATCAAGCAGTCTCGAGACGGATTGCTGATAACATCGGCATTGAGTTCTTTGACCCATCCACGCACCAGGCTGAACGGCTTATGTATTGGCCAAGCCATCCTAAGGACGTCGAGTATGTATACCAACATAGCGAAGGCTCACTTGTTTCAGTAGATACCTATTTGAGTACCTACAGAGATTGGCGAGATACAAGCCTTTGGCCAACATCGGAGAAGGAATCACAAATTCGCCTTGATGCGGCTAAGAAGCAAGGCAACCCTTTAGAGAAAAAGGGCCTTATCGGTGCTTTTTGTCGATGCTACAGTATCACGGAAGCTATCCATAAGTTTCTCCCTGAAGTCTATGAACCTACAGCTGTAGAAGACCGGTACACATATGTAGCCGGTAGCTCGGTAGGTGGTTTAGTTATTTACGATAACGATACTTTTGCTTACTCCAACCATGCAACTGACCCAATCAGCGGTAAGCTCGTCAATGCGTTTGACCTTGTCCGGATCCACTTATTCGGAGATAAGGACCCAGCCGATGAGACCAGCGTCACTAAACTTCCAAGCTACAGGGACATGATTGACTTTGTGAACGAAGACGGCGCTGCGCCAATCCTGCTCGATAAGGAACGTATGGCCGATATGGAGTTCGAGGACATCACAGACGATGACGAGGACTTTTTATCAAAGCTTAAACGTGATAAAAACGGTACCCCTGAATCTGATGTGTACAACTGCTTAGTCGTCCTTAAGCAAGACCCAGCGCTCAAAGGTAAAATCCGTCTCGATGAATTTGCGCACCGCTTAGTCGTGATTGACGACCTTCCTTGGCGTGGTAAGGACGAAACCCCTTACTGGACGGATACTGACGATGCATGCTTACGTAACTACTTCGCTACGAAATACCTCATCAAGGGTAAAGGCATCATCGACGATGCGCTCCAGGAAGTCACGCAAGATAATAAGTTCCACCCTGTGCGTGAGTATCTAAAGGGGCTAACTTGGGACGGCGAATGTAGACTAGATACTCTCTTCATCGATTATATCGGTGCGGAGGATACGGAATACATTCGCGCGGTTACCCGTAAATGGATGTGTGGCGCGGTAGCTCGTGTTATGGATCCAGGCGTTAAGTTTGATACGGCGATTGTGTTGTATGGTTCTCAAGGTCTTGGTAAATCCTTAATCCTAGAACGCTTAGGCCGTAAATGGTTTAATAACTCACTCGTTGACATCAAAACCAAAGATGCCCTAGAACAAATTCAAGGCTCTTGGATAGTCGAACTTGCCGAACTGGCACCTACCTACAAGAACGATAATGAAATCGTTAAAGCCTTTATCAGTCGTACCTCTGACCGGTTCCGTTCTCCATATGGGAGACGCACCGAAGAGTACCCTCGCCAGTGTGTGTTCGCTGGTTCTACTAATAATCTTATGTTCCTTAAAGACCGTACCGGTAACCGCCGATTTTGGCCAATTACTGGCGATAAGGACCGGAAGACAAAGCACTCCTGGGACTTGTCAAAAGATGAAATTGACCAATTATGGGCAGAAGCGTTCGTGTATTGGTCTGAAGGTGAGCCTTTGGTATTGGAAGGAGCACTTGAAGAGGAAGCCCTTAGAATTCAATTATCGCACACTGAAGGCGGTGAACTAGTAGGACTCATTGAGGAATACCTCGAAATGCTACTACCTGAAGACTGGGAAACAATGGATATCTACGACAGACGAGATTACGTTGCTAATTATGGCGATGACGATCATTGCGGTTCAGTGCAGCGGGAACGAGTGTGTGCCCTTGAGATATGGTGTGAAGTGCTTGGCGGGGACAGGAAGAACCTGCAGAACGCAAAGGCTAGAGAGATTATTGACATCTTACAATCAACGCCAGGCTGGAACCCATATACAAAAGGGACAGGAAAAGCACGTTTTGGCAGGCTTTACGGTCCACAGAGAGCGTTTATAAAGGAAGGTGCAGACCTCCTATCAATGTATAAACAAAATCAAGGTAAGTAG
- a CDS encoding VRR-NUC domain-containing protein encodes MKFVSPGNDGVPDRIIVLPGGGVIFVELKDTNGKLMANQRVQISRLRKQGALVFVVTGMPDAKLFVEDMERAIHGLSSTRVPKHCNTTNH; translated from the coding sequence ATGAAATTCGTGTCACCTGGAAATGATGGGGTCCCGGATCGGATTATTGTACTTCCCGGAGGCGGTGTTATATTCGTCGAGTTAAAGGATACAAACGGAAAGCTAATGGCTAACCAACGAGTACAGATTTCACGATTACGAAAGCAGGGCGCTTTGGTGTTTGTGGTAACCGGGATGCCTGATGCCAAGTTATTTGTTGAAGATATGGAAAGGGCGATACATGGACTTTCATCCACACGAGTACCAAAGCATTGCAATACAACGAATCATTGA
- a CDS encoding SNF2-related protein, producing the protein MDFHPHEYQSIAIQRIIDNTHYGLLLDMGLGKTISTLIAIERLMYDYFDIKKVLLIAPKKVAESTWAQETQKWSATRRLMVAKVLGSEKERIQALESESDVYVINRENVQWLYEYYRKKKSFPFDMLVIDESSSFKNPQAKRFKAIRKLRPLFKRIVILTGTPAPNTLLDIWAQMYLLDGGERLGKTITEYRTRYFTPDKTNGHVVYSYRLQPGGDKAIFSKMQDICMSLKAKDYLTLPERIENVITVEMNPKEWELYKQMEREHVLSLASDDDVSALNAAALAGKLLQLANGSIYNDDGEIVVVHNEKIERLKELVETNEGKPMLVFYNFKHDLQSIKEAFPKAVELKTDDDVAKWNKGNIQMLLAHPASAGYGLNLQAGGNIIVWYGLTWSLEQYQQANARLHRQGQTQPVIIHHLVTKGTMDEQVMKALERKEAGQDALLEAIKYRKELYKE; encoded by the coding sequence ATGGACTTTCATCCACACGAGTACCAAAGCATTGCAATACAACGAATCATTGACAATACCCATTACGGCTTGTTATTGGATATGGGGTTAGGTAAAACCATATCTACACTCATTGCGATTGAACGGCTTATGTATGACTACTTTGATATTAAAAAAGTATTACTCATCGCACCTAAGAAGGTAGCAGAGTCTACATGGGCCCAAGAAACGCAAAAATGGAGTGCAACAAGACGTTTAATGGTGGCTAAGGTGTTAGGTTCCGAAAAGGAACGTATACAGGCCTTAGAGAGTGAATCTGACGTTTATGTGATAAATCGTGAAAACGTGCAGTGGCTATATGAGTACTATCGTAAGAAAAAATCGTTCCCTTTCGATATGTTAGTCATCGATGAGAGTTCTTCGTTTAAGAACCCGCAGGCAAAACGGTTTAAGGCGATTCGTAAACTTCGACCATTGTTTAAGCGTATCGTCATTTTAACAGGTACACCGGCACCTAATACCTTACTTGATATTTGGGCGCAAATGTACCTCTTAGATGGCGGTGAACGATTAGGTAAGACGATTACTGAATATCGTACCCGGTATTTTACACCGGACAAAACCAACGGGCATGTCGTGTACAGTTACCGATTACAGCCAGGTGGAGACAAAGCGATATTCAGCAAGATGCAGGATATCTGCATGAGCTTAAAAGCGAAGGACTATCTTACACTACCTGAACGTATCGAGAATGTCATCACAGTAGAGATGAACCCTAAAGAATGGGAACTCTATAAACAGATGGAACGTGAGCACGTGCTTAGCTTAGCCAGTGATGACGACGTAAGTGCACTTAATGCAGCAGCACTCGCTGGTAAATTGTTACAACTAGCGAATGGATCCATTTATAACGATGATGGTGAAATCGTAGTTGTCCATAACGAGAAGATTGAACGCTTGAAAGAATTGGTAGAAACGAATGAAGGAAAACCGATGTTAGTGTTCTACAACTTCAAGCATGACCTTCAATCTATCAAAGAAGCGTTCCCGAAAGCCGTCGAGCTTAAGACCGATGATGATGTAGCGAAGTGGAACAAGGGCAACATTCAAATGTTACTGGCGCATCCCGCATCAGCAGGGTACGGCTTAAATCTGCAAGCCGGCGGTAATATCATTGTATGGTATGGACTAACGTGGAGCCTTGAACAGTATCAACAGGCGAACGCACGACTTCATAGACAGGGGCAAACACAACCCGTGATTATCCACCATTTAGTCACTAAGGGCACGATGGACGAGCAAGTCATGAAAGCGTTAGAACGCAAAGAAGCGGGGCAAGATGCCCTCTTAGAAGCTATTAAATATCGTAAGGAATTGTATAAGGAGTAG
- a CDS encoding DUF3310 domain-containing protein, translated as MQKKCRRCGDTFTVRTHEDYCPECEKVMTPPGAGVSKELTCEGCGTTFIHKKEKAQGRWPKYCPECLPKYSKVPKKKEVAVEPVAQTIEEHEVKAIKEDVINHPSHYTRGKIEVIDFIEDQQLPYHLGNVIKYIARAGYKGDKLEDLKKARWYLDRYINEVAQHE; from the coding sequence ATGCAAAAGAAATGTAGACGATGCGGGGACACATTCACAGTAAGAACTCACGAGGACTATTGTCCTGAGTGTGAGAAAGTTATGACACCTCCTGGTGCAGGCGTGAGTAAAGAGTTAACCTGTGAGGGATGTGGCACAACCTTCATTCACAAAAAAGAAAAAGCGCAAGGTCGTTGGCCTAAATATTGTCCGGAGTGTCTACCTAAGTATTCGAAGGTACCTAAGAAGAAGGAAGTAGCGGTAGAACCGGTAGCCCAAACTATCGAGGAGCATGAAGTTAAGGCCATTAAAGAAGATGTTATCAACCACCCTTCACACTACACACGGGGCAAGATTGAGGTTATCGATTTTATCGAGGATCAACAACTTCCGTATCATCTAGGTAATGTTATCAAGTACATCGCAAGAGCAGGGTATAAGGGTGACAAACTCGAAGACCTAAAAAAAGCGCGGTGGTACTTAGACCGTTACATCAACGAGGTAGCGCAGCATGAGTGA
- a CDS encoding DUF1492 domain-containing protein, with the protein MSDYKEKATAYLQDIKLIAIRIQSLRQDIRKLQYDIITLSAIDYSKDRVSGGGTPVGLEGDVARLVDTVDAKKREIAKLIAKREEARALIEKIECIPGRIILAQEYINGAFPKKVQAMIYYEKSSYFNLKNKALNELGELLS; encoded by the coding sequence ATGAGTGATTATAAAGAAAAGGCGACTGCGTATCTGCAAGATATCAAGCTGATTGCGATTCGTATTCAATCACTACGGCAAGATATTCGCAAATTGCAGTATGATATCATCACCTTATCGGCGATTGATTATTCCAAAGACAGAGTATCAGGGGGCGGTACTCCAGTAGGTCTTGAAGGGGACGTAGCAAGACTTGTTGATACAGTAGATGCCAAAAAACGGGAGATAGCAAAGCTTATTGCTAAAAGGGAAGAAGCAAGGGCTTTAATTGAAAAGATAGAATGTATACCAGGGCGTATTATATTAGCGCAAGAGTACATTAACGGGGCATTCCCTAAGAAGGTGCAAGCGATGATATATTACGAAAAAAGCAGTTACTTCAATTTAAAAAATAAAGCGTTGAACGAATTAGGGGAACTCCTTTCATAG
- a CDS encoding terminase small subunit, producing MNATQAAIRTGYSEKTAKMQGSRLMTNDDIKARVKELRDAYFNENIMTAQQVEYELTRIALGLSNEKQVVIEGTGEGCSEARIIDKPPDEKSRLKALELMAKRHRILSGDTTIDIKPVLIVGGDDIAD from the coding sequence ATGAACGCTACACAGGCTGCTATTCGCACTGGTTACTCTGAGAAAACAGCTAAAATGCAAGGTAGTCGCTTGATGACTAATGATGACATCAAGGCAAGGGTCAAAGAGCTCCGTGACGCCTACTTCAACGAAAACATCATGACGGCTCAGCAGGTCGAGTATGAGTTAACACGAATCGCACTGGGGCTCTCAAATGAAAAACAAGTGGTTATCGAGGGCACTGGGGAAGGATGTTCCGAAGCCCGCATTATCGATAAACCGCCTGACGAGAAGTCGAGACTGAAAGCCCTGGAGCTCATGGCAAAACGGCATAGAATACTCAGCGGTGATACGACTATCGATATTAAGCCTGTACTCATCGTAGGTGGTGACGATATTGCAGACTAA
- a CDS encoding PBSX family phage terminase large subunit → MYLPDIVGKGYGAFWRFKGRYKVVKGSRASKKSSTQSLKVIVEIMENPCINWLVVRKTERTLRDSCFAQLKWAMRQLKVERYFKCSVSPLEITYIPTGQKILFRGLDDPLKVTSITVEVGALCRLWIEEAYEIMSEDAFNRLDESIRGQLPDGLYHQVVLTFNPWSDRHWLKKRFFDEPSDNVLAMTTNYLCNEFLSESDLVLFEEMKKNPKRYQVAGLGNWGVVEGLVYENWKEQEFSVDYIRGQTGTKSAFGLDFGYTVDPTALVCMLVDMVNKKIYIFDELYETGLTNQQLASRIIDMGYAKEKIRADSAEPKSIEELYQAGLKGITRARKGKDSILNGIQRIQDYELIVHPRCVNVLRELSTYQWAKDRFEKYTGKPEDENNHAMDAMRYGLEDINVERWSFD, encoded by the coding sequence GTGTACTTGCCGGATATTGTAGGCAAGGGATACGGTGCTTTTTGGCGGTTCAAAGGTCGTTATAAAGTAGTCAAGGGCAGTCGTGCCAGTAAGAAGTCTTCTACGCAGTCTCTAAAAGTCATTGTGGAGATAATGGAGAACCCTTGTATTAACTGGTTAGTCGTTCGTAAGACAGAACGGACTTTGCGTGACAGTTGTTTCGCGCAACTCAAATGGGCTATGCGCCAGTTGAAGGTGGAGCGGTATTTCAAATGTTCCGTATCTCCACTTGAGATAACGTATATCCCAACAGGACAGAAGATTCTATTTCGTGGTCTCGATGATCCTTTAAAGGTAACGTCCATTACTGTTGAAGTCGGTGCTTTGTGTAGGCTATGGATTGAAGAAGCTTACGAGATTATGAGTGAAGATGCCTTCAACAGACTGGATGAATCTATTCGTGGTCAGTTGCCTGACGGTTTGTATCACCAGGTAGTCTTAACTTTTAACCCGTGGTCCGATAGGCACTGGTTAAAGAAGCGCTTTTTTGATGAACCTAGTGACAACGTTCTAGCCATGACTACGAATTATCTGTGTAACGAGTTCTTGAGTGAATCTGACTTAGTGTTATTCGAAGAGATGAAGAAGAACCCTAAGCGGTATCAAGTAGCAGGGCTCGGTAACTGGGGCGTTGTTGAAGGCCTGGTTTACGAAAACTGGAAAGAACAAGAATTTAGTGTTGATTATATTAGAGGTCAAACCGGTACCAAGTCCGCGTTTGGCCTTGATTTTGGTTATACGGTAGACCCTACAGCGCTAGTGTGCATGCTTGTTGATATGGTGAATAAGAAAATCTACATATTTGACGAGCTGTACGAAACAGGGCTTACGAATCAACAATTAGCATCCCGCATCATTGATATGGGTTACGCTAAAGAGAAGATAAGGGCCGATAGTGCCGAGCCTAAATCTATTGAGGAATTGTACCAGGCAGGGTTAAAAGGAATAACCAGGGCACGCAAAGGTAAAGACAGCATATTAAACGGCATTCAGAGGATACAAGACTACGAATTAATCGTTCACCCAAGATGCGTTAATGTGCTGCGTGAATTATCCACGTACCAATGGGCGAAGGATCGCTTTGAGAAATACACAGGGAAACCTGAAGACGAAAATAACCATGCTATGGATGCTATGCGGTATGGTTTAGAAGATATTAATGTAGAAAGGTGGTCGTTTGATTGA